In Festucalex cinctus isolate MCC-2025b chromosome 5, RoL_Fcin_1.0, whole genome shotgun sequence, a single genomic region encodes these proteins:
- the LOC144019406 gene encoding uncharacterized protein LOC144019406 codes for MLTPEKSGAQLSTSAQMTFHRTMTSTMGPMQDSLGQSSKEREDRAHSNVRPLVLRQRKLPLIGPKVTLLTVSRTKNVHQPIHRRKKDPKDSGWLEVDEFGWQPTIFPFAAKPGPRDAAAELNSHLPADILELFITDELLQHIVHHTNLYANQSMQKQTDKNCCARVNSLQRVFQIVCSDCYCCM; via the exons atgctaacaccggagaaaagtggtgcacaactgagcacgtctgcacagatgacgtttcatcggacgatgacgagtactatgggtccgatgcaagacagtcttggacagtcttccaaagaacgtgaag atcgtgctcacagcaacgtccgaccgctggttctacgacaaagaaag ctccccctcatagggcccaaagtgacccttctcacagtgagcagaacaaag aatgtgcatcaaccaatacatcgaagaaaaaaag atcccaaagattctggctggcttgaagttgatgaattcggctggcagccaaccatcttcccttttgctgcaaaaccaggaccaagggatgctgcagcagagctgaattcccacctgccagctgacatcctggagctcttcatcacggatgaacttctccagcacatcgttcatcataccaacctctacgcaaatcagtccatgcagaagcagactgacaaaaactgttgcgcacgtgtaaatagtttgcaaagagttttccaaattgtttgttcggattgctactgttgcatgtaa